GCGAGCTGGCCCCCGCCATAGGATCGAAACTGGCGCGAGAAGGCTCGTCGTGAACCGCAACCGTGTGGCTCGGTGGTGGCGAACTAACCTGTTGAATGGGTAAAGCCGCTACCTGGTTTACTGAAATTGCGTGCGAGGCAGCCGCAGCCAACGGCGCATTGGGTGCAGCCCGTGGAGCAGAACTGCGCTTGCTGCCAATTAATAAGGACAGCGCGGGCGCAAGGCCTTGTCCGCGTTCGCCAAGAAGCTCAAGCAACCGACCGAGGTATTTTTCATTTACCCAATCAAGAACGAAACGGTTGGGTGCATACACACGCAACTCGTCGCCTTCGGCTTCGACCTGTAGCGGGCGGATCCAAGTGTTGAATTGCTGGGCCGGCAGCTCATCGCGCAATAGCTCCACGCACTGCTGCCAAAGTTCCGCTGACACAGATATCCCCTAAGTCGAATGCCGGTGAGGCAAAAACAGCCGCTATTGTAACGATCAGTGGCTGACTTATCCACATGTAGGTTGCTCCCAGGATGCGAAGAATCAACGCTTTATGGACAAACTACAGCACCCATCACCTGTGCATAAGCATTGTGGATAAGCGGGCCTCAACCCACTGCATAAGTCCAGCACAAACTCTGTGGATAACCTGCCTGTGGATAAAACGGCGTTCCATACACAGCTTATCCTACTGTACAGCACAGGTGGAGCACGGTTTTTCAACTGAGTTGTCATCCTCTGTACAGCTCTATTTTGAAGGCATACAGGTACTTATCCACAGAAAAAGCGGTCCTTAGCTTCTATAAGCTTTATAAAAGAGCTTTAAATACTCTCCTTCTTTATTTCTATATTTAAACACCTATCCATATTGGCCAGCCAAGCAAAAACGACCGACTGGAAAACCGAGGCTAAAAAACCGACTTGATAAGTAATTGAAGGAAACGCTGGTTGGAAATTGACCTAGAGGCTTGCTTTCTCTAGAATCCCCGGTCTCTTAAAACGGGGGCCATTCCGGCCCGTTGTGGACGAACCAGGTAACACGCCATGAAACGTACTTTCCAACCCAGCACTATCAAGCGCGCCCGCACCCACGGTTTCCGTGCACGCATGGCCACCAAAAACGGCCGTGCAGTCTTGTCGCGTCGCCGCGCCAAAGGCCGTAAGCGTCTGGCAGTTTGATAAATAGGTACAGGTGGTGAGTCAGGACTTCAGTCGGGAAAAGCGTTTGCTGACACCCCGACATTTCAAGGCAGTCTTTGACTCCCCTACCGGTAAGGTTCCGGGGAAGAATCTCCTGCTCCTTGCGCGCAACAACGACCTTGATCATCCCCGGTTGGGGCTGGTGATCGGTAAAAAGAGCGTCAAACTCTCCGTTGAGCGCAATCGCTTGAAACGCCTAATGCGCGAATCATTTCGCCAGCACCAGGATGATCTGGTTGGTTGGGATATCGTCATAGTGGCGCGCAAAGGTTTGGGTGAAATAGAAAACCCCGAATTGATTCAGCATTTCGGCAAGCTATGGAAACGCCTGGCACGCAGCCGGCCGGTTCCTGATGTTAAAACCGAAACCATAAGGGTAGACAGTTCAGATGCGTAAGCTGGCACTCGTTCCGATCCAGTTCTATCGCTATGCCATTAGCCCGCTGATGGCCAGCCACTGTCGTTTCTACCCCAGCTGTTCCTGCTACGCGTATGAAGCCATTGAAAGTCATGGCCTTCTACGCGGTGGCTGGCTGACCTTCCGTCGGTTAGGTCGCTGTCATCCGTGGAATGCCGGTGGTTATGACCCGGTTCCACCTGTACCTACCTCCCGTTCCTCTTCGATGGCCGAGTAATCATGGATATTAAACGCACGATCCTGATCGCCGCCTTGGCAATCGTGACCTATGTCGGGGTTCTGAAATGGAACCAAGATTACGGTCAGGCTGCCCTGCCGACTCAGAATGTTGCTGCCAGCACTACCGCACCGGTCATTCCGGAAACGGCGCTGGGTTCAAATACTACTGCAAGTGCCGATGTTCCAAGCGCCAACGGTGAAATTGCTGCACCTATTGAAGCGCCAATTGCGGCCAGTAAAGACCTCATTCAAATAAAAACGGATGTGCTCAATCTGGAAATAGACCCGGTCGGTGGTGATATTGCTCAGTTGCGATTGCCCCTGTATCCACGTCGCCAAGACCACCCGGAGATTGCTTTCCAGCTGTTCGATAATGGCGGCGAACGTACTTATCTTGCGCAAAGTGGCTTGACCGGCACAGATGGTCCTGACGCTCGAGCGGCAGGTCGCCCGGTTTACACCAGTACGCAGAAAACCTATCAACTGGCTGATGGCCAAAATGATTTGGTTGTTGATCTGAAGTTTGCTGACAACGGTGTCAATTACATCAAGCGCTTTTCGTTTAAGCGTGGCTTGTATGACTTGAAAGTCACCTACCTGATTGATAACCAGAGCGGCAAGCCTTGGGCCGGTAATCTGTTTGCTCAGTTGAAACGTGATGCCAGTGCGGATCCATCTTCAAGCACTGCAACCGGCACTGCGACTTATTTGGGCGCTGCGCTGGGTACTCCAGCCGAACCGTACAAAAAAGTATCGATGAAAGACATCGATAAGGCTTCACTGAAAGAAACTGTTCAAGGCGGATGGGTTGCCTGGTTGCAGCATTATTTCGTGACGGCCTGGATTCCAAACAAGTCCGACAGCAATGTCGTACAGACTCGTAAGGATGCTCAAGGCAATTACATCATTGGTTTCACTGGCCCAGCGATCTCTGTCGCTGCCGGTGCAACAGGTGAGACAACTGCCACGCTGTATGCAGGACCTAAAAGCCAAGCGGTATTGAAAGAGTTATCCCCAGGTCTCGAGCTGACTGTCGATTACGGCATTCTCTGGTTCATCGCCCAACCGATTTTCTGGTTGCTGCAACATATCCACAGCCTGGTCGGTAACTGGGGTTTCTCGATTATCTTCTTGACCATGTTGATCAAGGGGCTGTTCTTTCCTCTCTCGGCTGCCAGCTACAAATCCATGGCCCGCATGCGAGCCGTAGCACCGAAACTGGCTGCTCTGAAAGAACAACATGGCGATGACCGGCAGAAAATGTCGCAGTCGATGATGGAGCTGTACAAGAAAGAGAAGATAAACCCGCTAGGTGGTTGCTTGCCGATCGTTGTACAGATGCCGGTTTTCCTCTCGCTGTACTGGGTTCTCCTGGAAAGCGTGGAAATGCGTCAGGCTCCGTTCATTCTCTGGATCACTGACCTGTCGATCAAAGACCCGTTCTTCATCCTGCCGATCATCATGGGTGCAACCATGTTCATCCAGCAGCGGTTGAACCCAACTCCGCCAGACCCAATGCAAGCCAAGGTCATGAAGCTGATGCCAATCATCTTCACATTCTTCTTCCTTTGGTTCCCTGCTGGTCTGGTTCTGTACTGGGTCGTCAACAACTGCCTGTCGATTTCGCAGCAGTGGTACATCACTCGCAAAATTGAAGCGGCTACCAAGAGCGCGGCTGCTTGATCTAACCTGTGTATAAGTAATTGTAAAACGCCCCCTCGTGGGGCGTTTTGCTATCCGCCATTTGTCTAGAGAGCCTGGTTATGAACGTTCCTCATGAAACCATCGCTGCCATTGCTACTGCCCAGGGACGAGGTGGCGTAGGCATTGTGCGAATATCTGGTCCATTAGCGAGTACAGCTGCGTCAGCAATCATCGGTCGCACTCCTATCCCCCGCTATGCGCACTTCGGTCCTTTCAGCGATGAAAATGGAGAGGTTATCGACGAGGGCATCGCTCTTTACTTCCCCGGACCTAACTCATTTACCGGTGAAGATGTCCTGGAGCTGCAGGGGCATGGCGGCCCGGTAGTGATGGATATGCTGTTGCAGCGCTGTTTGCAGCTTGGCAGCAGATTAGCAAAGCCGGGTGAATTTAGTGAGCGCGCATTTCTCAATGACAAACTCGACTTGGCCCAAGCTGAGGCAATCGCCGACTTGATAGAAGCTAGCTCAGCGCAAGCGGCACGTAACGCTGTCCGATCCTTGCAAGGTGCTTTCTCAGTACGTGTGGATAACTTGACCGAAAAATTGATAGGTCTTCGAATCTATGTAGAAGCAGCCATCGATTTTCCAGAAGAAGAAATCGATTTTCTTGCCGATGGCCACGTACTTAATATGCTGGATGCTGTTCGCGATGAGTTATCCACAGTCTTGCGAGAAGCCGGACAGGGCGCGCTTCTACGGGACGGTATGACGGTAGTGATCGCCGGCCGACCTAACGCGGGAAAATCGAGTTTGCTTAATGCACTCGCAGGCAGAGAGGCAGCAATTGTCACTGACATCGCTGGCACGACACGAGACATTCTACGTGAGCATATCCATATCGACGGTATGCCATTGCACGTTGTGGATACGGCTGGACTGCGCGCTACGGATGATAAAGTTGAAAAAATTGGTGTTGAGCGAGCACTTAAGGCAATCAACGAGGCCGATCGGGTGCTATTGGTGGTGGATGCGACGGCCCCTGAGGCTGACGATCCCTTTGCCTTATGGCCTGAGTTTCTTGAGCAGAGACCCGATCCCTCCAAGGTAACGCTGATCAGGAATAAGGCCGACTTGAGTGGCGATGTCATTGGTCAAGAACGTAGCGCTGACGGCCACGTGACGATAAGCCTAAGTGCGATGGCTGCGGGAGAAGGCCTAGAGTTGTTAAGAGATCACTTAAAGGCGTGTATGGGCTACGAGCAAACCTCTGAAAGCAGCTTCAGCGCACGCAGGCGACATCTTGAGGCCTTAGGGCATGCCAGCGCATCGCTTGAGCATGGAAGAGCTCAGCTGACGCTCGCAGGCGCTGGCGAATTACTCGCCGAAGACTTACGGCAAGCTCAAAAATCATTGGGCGAAATTACCGGCGCTTTCAGTTCTGATGATCTGTTGGGACGTATCTTCTCCAGTTTTTGCATCGGCAAATAGACTCTCCCTTCCCCAATAACCTCCAACCGAGCGGATCAATGTCTGTCTCGGTGGCTTCCGTTCGCCCAACCTTTAGCAACAACCGCTATTTTGGGTGGAATAAGCCCTGTGTGTAACCATCCTTCAGCTCGGTTGATAACTAGGCTTAAAACCTGAGAATAATTCACCCTGTGGACAAGTCGCCCTTTAATCCACAGGCTTAGGCCACTTATCCCATCGGCCCAGGGCTACATGACCACAATGTTTTGATTCTCTGTACACAGCTAATATAAAGGGCTTCAGGATTCTATCCACAGAAACATGGCTCAGTAGTAGTAAACATAAAAACAAAGATTTATAAATTTCTTTTTTTTTAATTTATATAACCGTCAATCACCCACAGCTGGTTGAATTTTGTGCAAAAGGTTCCTTTCAAGGGGGGTAAGTCCCTATACTTGCCGACTGTCCAAAATTTAATTTCCTGTTCTCAAGAGTAGGAACGAGGTGCGTGGTGGATTTCCCTTCCCGTTTTGAGGTGATCGTCATCGGTGGCGGTCATGCCGGTACCGAAGCCGCACTGGCGTCAGCGCGCATGGGTGCAAAAACCTTGCTGCTGACGCATAACGTGGAAACACTCGGCCAAATGAGCTGCAACCCAGCCATCGGTGGCATCGGCAAAAGCCATTTGGTCAAGGAAATCGATGCCCTTGGCGGCGCGATGGCCATCGCGACCGACAAAGGCGGTATTCAATTTCGCGTGTTGAACAGCCGTAAAGGCCCAGCCGTTCGGGCTACCCGAGCTCAGGCTGACCGCGTGCTGTACAAGTCGGCTATTCGCGAAATTATCGAAAACCAGCCGAACCTGTGGATATTCCAACAAGCCTGCGATGACTTGATTGTTGAACAGGACCAAGTCCGCGGCGTGGTGACTCAGATGGGGCTCCGATTTCTCGCGGACGCGGTGGTATTGACCACGGGCACGTTCCTCGGTGGACTTATCCACATTGGAATGCAAAATTATTCGGGCGGACGCGCAGGTGATCCGCCGTCGATTGCGTTAGCTCAACGTCTACGCGAACTGCCTCTGAGAGTGGGTCGTCTTAAAACGGGCACGCCACCTCGTATCGATGGGCGTTCGGTGGACTTTTCGGTGATGACTGAGCAGCCAGGCGATACGCCGATTCCAGTCATGTCGTTCATGGGCTCGAAAGAACAGCATCCTGCCCAGGTCAGCTGCTGGATTACGCACACCAACGCCCGTACCCATGAAATCATCGCGGCCAACCTCGATCGTTCGCCGATGTATTCCGGCGTCATTGAAGGTGTTGGCCCACGTTACTGCCCTTCTATCGAAGATAAAATCCATCGCTTTGCCGACAAGGATAGCCATCAGGTTTTTATCGAACCGGAAGGGTTAACCACTCATGAGCTTTACCCGAACGGTATTTCGACTTCGTTGCCCTTTGACGTTCAACTGCAAATCGTCCGTTCGATTAGGGGCATGGAAAACGCGCACATTGTTCGCCCTGGCTATGCCATCGAATACGATTACTTCGACCCCAGGGATTTGAAATACAGCCTTGAAACCAAGGTGATAGGTGGTCTCTTTTTCGCTGGGCAAATCAACGGCACGACAGGCTACGAAGAAGCCGCCGCCCAAGGTTTGTTGGCCGGTGCTAATGCTGCGCTGCTTGCACAGGGTAAAGAAAGTTGGTGTCCACGCAGAGATGAGGCTTACATAGGCGTATTGGTCGATGACCTGATTACCTTGGGTACCCAAGAGCCGTACCGGATGTTCACTTCTCGTGCCGAGTACCGTTTGATTCTGCGTGAAGACAACGCCGACCTGCGGTTAACCGAGAAAGGTCGAGCGTTAGGGTTGGTCGACGATGCCCGTTGGGCGGCGTTCTGCACCAAGCGCGAAAGCATCGTTCTGGAAGAGCAGCGCCTGAAAAATACGTGGGTTCGCCCTGGTACTGCGCAGGGTGATGCCATTTCTGCGCATTTCGGTACGCCGCTGACCCATGAATACAATTTGCTCAATCTGCTGACGCGTCCTGAAGTCGATTACGCTAGTTTGATCGCCATCACGGGTGATGGCTGCAGTGATCCTCAAGTGGCCGAGCAGGTCGAAATCAAAACCAAATACGCCGGTTACATTGATCGTCAACAGGATGAAATCGCTCGTCTGCGGGCCAGTGAAGATACTAAGTTGCCCGCTGATATCGATTACGTAGGCATCTCTGGTCTATCGAAAGAGATTCAAGGCAAGCTGGGGATAACTCGTCCAGAAACGTTGGGTCAAGCCTCGCGCATACCTGGTGTGACCCCTGCAGCAATTTCGCTGTTGATGATTCATTTGAAAAAACGCGGCGCGGGCCGTCAGTTGGAGCAAAGCGCTTGAGTTCTATGGTTACCTCGCAACATGCCCAAGAGTTATCCCGTGGCGCCCTGCAACTTGGTGTCGATTTGAGCGAAAGCCAACACCACCAACTGCTGGCCTACTTGGCACTGCTGATCAAATGGAACAAGGCTTACAACCTCACTGCGGTTCGCGACCCAGATGAAATGGTTTCGCGGCATTTACTCGACAGCTTGAGCGTGGTGCCCTTCATAACCGGTGACCGTTGGCTTGACGTTGGCAGCGGCGGTGGAATGCCAGGCATTCCGTTGGCGATCTTGTTTCCCGATATGAAAGTCACGGTTTTAGACAGTAACGGCAAGAAAACCCGTTTTTTAACCCAAGTTAAACTTGAACTCAAACTTGATAATCTTGAAGTTATCCACAGCCGGGCGGAAACATTTCAACCTTTGCTGCCTTTCACCGGGATCGTTTCCCGAGCGTTTAGCAATCTCGCGGACTTTACCGGTTGGACGCGTCACCTTGGCGATATCCATACACGCTGGTTAGCGATGAAAGGCCTGCACCCCGCGGATGAGCTGGTAGCATTACCGACAGATTTTCGTCTCGATAGCGCACAAGCCTTGACCGTTCCTGGTTGCCAAGGCCAACGCCATCTGCTGATACTGCGCCGCACGGCATGATTGGGAACACGAGCAAGAATGGCTAAGGTATTCGCGATAGCGAACCAAAAAGGGGGCGTGGGTAAAACCACAACCTGTATCAACCTCGCAGCGTCATTGGTCGCGACCAAGCGCCGCGTTTTGTTGATCGATCTCGACCCGCAGGGCAACGCCACCATGGGCAGTGGCGTGGATAAACACGCCTTGGAACATTCGGTGTATGACGTATTGATCGGCGAGTGTGATTTGGCGCAGGCCATGCACTTTTCCGAGCATGGCGGTTACCAGTTGCTGCCCGCCAACCGCGATCTGACGGCTGCCGAGGTCGTCCTGCTGGAAATGCAGATGAGAGAAAGTCGCCTACGCAACGCGTTGGCACCCATTCGCGAGAATTACGACTACATTCTCATCGACTGCCCGCCGTCCTTGTCGATGCTTACCTTGAATGCGCTGGTTGCCGCGGATGGGGTCATTATCCCCATGCAGTGCGAGTATTTTGCGCTGGAAGGCTTGAGCGATCTTGTGGATAACATCAAACGTATTGCTGGATTGCTTAATCCCCAGCTGAAAATTGAAGGCCTGTTGCGGACCATGTATGACCCGCGCTTGAGTCTGATCAATGACGTGTCCGATCAGCTCAAGGAACACTTCGGTGATCAGCTCTACGACACTGTCATCCCGCGCAACATCCGTCTGGCGGAAGCGCCAAGCTTTGGGATGCCGGCGCTGGCCTATGACAAAACATCGCGCGGCGCCCTGGCTTACCTCGCCTTGGCGGGCGAGATGGTCCGTCGCCAACGTCGCAATCCTCGTCCCGCTCAGGCAACTTAAGGAAATCCGCATGGCCGTTAAGAAACGAGGTCTCGGACGTGGGCTGGATGCACTTCTGAGCAGTCCAACCGTCAGCGCGTTGGAAGAGCAGGCCGTTCAGGCCGATCAGCGAGAGCTGAATCATATCCCTCTGGATATTATCCAGCGTGGCAAATACCAGCCACGCCGCGACATGGACCCTCAAGCACTCGAAGAGCTGGCTCAGTCGATCAAGGCTCAGGGCGTCATGCAACCGATTGTGGTGCGTCCAATCGCAGGCGGTCGCTTCGAGATCATTGCCGGTGAACGGCGTTGGCGCGCGAGCCAGCAAGCGGGCTTGGAGACAATCCCGGCCATGGTTCGTGATGTGTCCGATGAAACCGCTATTGCCATGGCGTTGATCGAGAACATCCAGCGCGAAGACTTGAATCCGATAGAAGAAGCCGTCGCGCTGCAGCGTCTTCAACAAGAATTTCAGCTCACTCAGCAACAAGTGGCCGATGCTGTGGGCAAGTCCCGGGTAACCGTTGCGAACCTGCTACGCTTGATCGCATTGCCAGAAGTCATCAAAACCATGCTTTCCCATGGTGATCTAGAAATGGGTCATGCACGTGCATTGCTCGGATTGCCCGAAGAACGGCAAGTTGAAGGGGCGCGACATGTTGTCGCACGCGGTCTGACAGTACGCCAAACCGAGGCGCTGGTTCGACAATGGTTGAGTGGCAAGCCAGCTGCTGCCGAACCCGCAAAAAACGATCCGGACATCAGTCGCCTCGAACAGCGTCTGGCAGAGCGTTTAGGCTCTGCGGTGCAGATTCGCCATGGTCAGAAGGGTAAAGGGCAACTGGTTATTCGCTATAACTCGTTGGATGAGCTACAGGGCGTACTTGCGCACATTCGCTGAAACAGATGAGTTGTAGCGAGTAGTCGGAAATCACTACATGGCAGTTGAATAGGGGGTAATCCGCCCCTATACTCTGCGCGCATTTTGTCGGCACGAATTATGCCAGTTACTGATCTTGGCGGCCGACATTCCAGGGGTAGTTATGATGGAAAACCGCACGCAGAAACGCCTGCCGTTCCATCGCCTGGCGGTTTTTCCGGTACTACTGGCCCAGTGTGCAGTACTGCTGTTGGCAGCGTTGACGTTATGGCAGTGGCACGGTGTCGTTGCCGGGTACTCAGGTCTTTGCGGAGGTCTGATAGCTTGGCTGCCCAATTTGTACTTTGCTCACAAGGCTTTCCGGTTTACAGGTGCCAGAGAAGCGCAAGCCATTGTCCGGTCTTTTTACGCTGGCGAGGCAGGCAAACTTATTTTTACGGCAGTGCTTTTTGCGCTGACCTTTGCAGGGGTAAAACCACTGGCTCCGCTGGCGGTATTTGGGGTGTTCATGTTGATCCAATTGGTCAACTGGTTCTCGCCCCTGCTTATGAGAACAAGACTTTCGAGACCTTAGGGCGTTTGAGGCAACCATGGCATCAGAGCAAACAGCTTCGGCATATATCCAGCATCACCTGCAAAATTTGACCTTTGGTCATTTGCCAACCAGTGGTTGGGGTTTTGCTCATGACGCGGCGCAAGCCAAGGAAATGGGTTTCTGGGCTTTCCACGTCGATACTCTCGGCTGGTCGGTCGCACTGGGGTTGATCTTTATTCTGATCTTCCGCATGGCAGCCAGAAAGGCAACCTCCGGCCAGCCGGGCGCTTTACAGAACTTCGTCGAGATTTTGATCGAGTTCGTCGATGGCAGCGTAAAAGACAGTTTTCACGGACGGAGTCCGGTCATCGCACCGTTGGCGCTCACTATTTTTGTCTGGGTGTTCCTGATGAACGCAGTTGACCTGTTACCGGTCGACTGGATCCCGCACTTGGCGATGTTTGTCACTGGCGACTCTCATGTCCCATTCCGCGCCGTATCGACAACTGATCCTAACGCTACCTTGGGCATGGCCCTTTCGGTATTTGCGTTGATTATTTTCTACAGCATCAAGGTCAAGGGCATCGGCGGCTTCATCGGCGAAATGACCCTGCACCCTTTTGGTAGCAAAAACATCTTTCTACAAGCGTTATTAATTCCGGTGAACTTCCTGCTTGAATTCGTGACGTTGATTGCCAAGCCTATTTCGTTGGCACTGCGTCTGTTTGGCAACATGTATGCCGGCGAGCTGGTGTTCATCCTGATCGCTGTCATGTTTGGCAGTGGCTTGCTCTGGCTGAGTGGTCTGGGCATCGTGCTGCAATGGGCGTGGGCTGTATTCCACATCCTGATCATCACCCTGCAAGCGTTCATCTTCATGATGCTTACCATTGTCTATTTGTCGATGGCTCACGAAGAAAACCATTAAGGCTCGCTAGAGCGACTTGATGACCCTCCGCTTCGGCGGCAGGGTGCCCGCAAGGGCTGATGTGAACAATTTTGTTTTACCGCTTTAAATCTAAAAAACCTAACCAATACGACGTAAAAGTCGGGAGGAAAGATGGAAACTGTAGTTGGTCTAACTGCTATCGCTGTTGCACTGTTGATCGGCCTGGGCGCACTGGGTACCGCAATTGGTTTTGGCCTGCTGGGCGGCAAGTTCCTGGAAGGCGCAGCGCGTCAGCCAGAAATGGTCCCGATGCTTCAGGTCAAAATGTTCATCGTTGCTGGTTTGCTCGATGCCGTGACCATGATCGGTGTTGGTATCGCTCTGTTCTTCACCTTTGCGAACCCCTTCGTTGGTCAACTCGCTGGCTAATCTCTCGAATTTTCGAGTGGATTGGTGTGATGGACAACGAACGAGCGAGGTGTTGGCGTGAACATTAATGCAACCCTGATTGGTCAGTCCGTTGCGTTCTTCATTTTTGTACTGTTTTGCATGAAGTTCGTGTGGCCTCCGGTCATCGCTGCTTTGCACGAACGTCAGAAGAAGATCGCGGATGGGCTGGACGCTGCTACACGAGCAACTCGCGACCTGGAGTTGGCCCAAGATAAAGTGGGTCATCAACTGCGTGAAGCGAAGGCTCAAGCAGCAGAAATCATTGAGCAAGCCAAGAAACGCGGTACTCAGATTGTCGAAGAAGCCCGTGAACAGGCTGTTATCGAAGCTGACCGTGTGAAGGCTCAGGCTCGGACCGAGATCGAACTGGAGCTGAACGGCGTCAAAGACGCGCTACGCGCCCAATTGGGTAGCCTGGCGGTCAACGGTGCTGAAAAGATCCTGGGTGCCACAATCGATCAAAACGCGCACGCGGAGCTGGTTAATAAACTGGCTGCTGAAATTTAAGCGAGGGCGATCATGGCAGAACTGACCACGTTGGCCCGACCTTACGCTAAGGCAGCCTTCGAGCATGCACAGGCCCACCAGCAACTGGCCAATTGGTCAGCCATGCTTGGCCTGGCTGCAGCTGTGTCGCAAAACGACACAATGCAGCGGATGCTCACGGCACCGCGACTGACGAGCGCAGACAAGGCCACCACTTTTATTGAAGTGTGTGGCGACAAGTTTGATGTCAAGGCACAGAATTTCATCCACGTCGTTGCTGAAAACGACCGTCTCCTGCTTCTACCGGAGATCGCCGAACTGTTTGACCTGTACAAGGCCGAGCAGGAAAAATCGGTCGATGTGGATGTCACCAGTGCTTTTGCATTGAACGAAGAACAGCAAGACAAACTCGCCAAGGTTCTCAGTGCACGGCTCGGCCGGGAAGTGCGCCTGCATGCTGCGGAGGATGCCTCTCTAATAGGTGGTGTCATCATCCGCGCCGGCGACCTGGTTATCGATGGCTCAGTTCGTGGCAAACTCGCGCAACTGGCCGAAGCATTGAAATCTTGAGTTTGAAGGGGCAGCAGAGCAATGCAGCAACTCAATCCTTCCGAAATAAGTGAAATTATCAAGGGTCGCATCGACAAGCTCGATGTAACCTCCCAAGCCCGTAACGAAGGCACAGTCGTCAGCGTATCTGACGGCATCGTGCGGATTCACGGTCTGGCCGACGTTATGTACGGCGAAATGATCGAGTTTCCGGGCGGCGTCTTTGGTATGGCGTTGAACCTTGAGCAAGACTCTGTGGGTGCCGTTGTATTGGGCGCTTACCAGATGCTGGCTGAAGGCATGAGCGCCAAGTGCACTGGCCGCATCCTCGAAGTTCCGGTTGGTCCGGAATTGCTGGGTCGTGTAGTCGATG
The nucleotide sequence above comes from Pseudomonas sp. AB6. Encoded proteins:
- a CDS encoding ParB/RepB/Spo0J family partition protein, with amino-acid sequence MAVKKRGLGRGLDALLSSPTVSALEEQAVQADQRELNHIPLDIIQRGKYQPRRDMDPQALEELAQSIKAQGVMQPIVVRPIAGGRFEIIAGERRWRASQQAGLETIPAMVRDVSDETAIAMALIENIQREDLNPIEEAVALQRLQQEFQLTQQQVADAVGKSRVTVANLLRLIALPEVIKTMLSHGDLEMGHARALLGLPEERQVEGARHVVARGLTVRQTEALVRQWLSGKPAAAEPAKNDPDISRLEQRLAERLGSAVQIRHGQKGKGQLVIRYNSLDELQGVLAHIR
- the atpE gene encoding F0F1 ATP synthase subunit C, which translates into the protein METVVGLTAIAVALLIGLGALGTAIGFGLLGGKFLEGAARQPEMVPMLQVKMFIVAGLLDAVTMIGVGIALFFTFANPFVGQLAG
- a CDS encoding F0F1 ATP synthase subunit delta, with the protein product MAELTTLARPYAKAAFEHAQAHQQLANWSAMLGLAAAVSQNDTMQRMLTAPRLTSADKATTFIEVCGDKFDVKAQNFIHVVAENDRLLLLPEIAELFDLYKAEQEKSVDVDVTSAFALNEEQQDKLAKVLSARLGREVRLHAAEDASLIGGVIIRAGDLVIDGSVRGKLAQLAEALKS
- the atpB gene encoding F0F1 ATP synthase subunit A, whose product is MASEQTASAYIQHHLQNLTFGHLPTSGWGFAHDAAQAKEMGFWAFHVDTLGWSVALGLIFILIFRMAARKATSGQPGALQNFVEILIEFVDGSVKDSFHGRSPVIAPLALTIFVWVFLMNAVDLLPVDWIPHLAMFVTGDSHVPFRAVSTTDPNATLGMALSVFALIIFYSIKVKGIGGFIGEMTLHPFGSKNIFLQALLIPVNFLLEFVTLIAKPISLALRLFGNMYAGELVFILIAVMFGSGLLWLSGLGIVLQWAWAVFHILIITLQAFIFMMLTIVYLSMAHEENH
- a CDS encoding F0F1 ATP synthase subunit B, with amino-acid sequence MNINATLIGQSVAFFIFVLFCMKFVWPPVIAALHERQKKIADGLDAATRATRDLELAQDKVGHQLREAKAQAAEIIEQAKKRGTQIVEEAREQAVIEADRVKAQARTEIELELNGVKDALRAQLGSLAVNGAEKILGATIDQNAHAELVNKLAAEI
- a CDS encoding F0F1 ATP synthase subunit I, which translates into the protein MENRTQKRLPFHRLAVFPVLLAQCAVLLLAALTLWQWHGVVAGYSGLCGGLIAWLPNLYFAHKAFRFTGAREAQAIVRSFYAGEAGKLIFTAVLFALTFAGVKPLAPLAVFGVFMLIQLVNWFSPLLMRTRLSRP